In the Candidatus Binataceae bacterium genome, GCGGCATGATCGCGCCGCCGACCTTCTGCCGCTCGATGATGGCGGCGTTCCCCGAGATCAAAATCGACATGCCGGGAAATCGCGGACTCGACGGCGGTTCGGACTGGGAATATTTCGCGCCGATCCGCCCCGGCGATCGCATCACGGTGCAGACCAAAATCGCTGACATCCGCGAAAGCGACGGACGGCTCGGCGCGATGGTTTTCACCACGATCGAGACTTCGTACACCAATCAATTCGGGCAGCTCTGCGCGCTCCAGCGCGCGACCGGGATCCGCTACTAGCCGAGGGCGTCCCACGGAGGAGATCGATGCCACAGAACTACTATGAAAATATCGAAGTGGGCGCGCTGATTGGTCCGCTCGAAAAGGAACCGACGACCCAGCAATTGGTCAAGTACGCGGGCGCCTCAGGCGATTTTTACCAGATTCATTACGATAAGGATTTTGCGCTGAAGAATAATCTGCCGGGCGTGATTCTTCACGGCGCCTTGAAGAATGCCTTTCTCGGGCAGCTCATGACGGATTTCGCCGGCGAGCTCGGATGGCTGCGCAAGCTTTCCGTGCAATATCGCGGCATGGATCAGCCGGGGACGAAGGTCGTCTGCAAGGGCCGCGTGACGAAGAAATATGTCGAAGGCGCGGATCACCTGGTCGATTGCGAGATTTGGCTCGAAAACGCCAAGGGCGAAAAGACCACGCCGGGCAGCGCCACCGTGATCCTGCCGTCGCGCGGATGAGCACGGGCCGATGCGCCGTCAATTCGCCGCCGGCAGCTTCGAGGCCGCGGACCTCCGGCAGGGACGCGTCGAAGCCAACTACCAAAAGGTTTTGACTCGGCTGCTCGCGGCCCATGCGTTGGCCGAAAAGCTCACGGCCGAGGGCTATAGCCGCGCGCGCGAGTTTGTTACTGACCCCGCGCTGCTGATCAGCGTCGAAAAGAATCTCGCCGAAGAACGCAAGCACGCCCGGCTGATATACGCGGCATTGGAGGAATTGGGTCTCAGCGAGGCGCGCGCCGACCGCTCGATGATCACCGCGCTCAAAGCGCCCTCCTTCGTTGCGCCGCGCCAATTCGCCGAGCACGCCGCCGACGAACTTGACCTCGTGATGGCGAGCGTCAGCCTCGATATGACCGGGCTCATCATGATCGGCGTCAACTACCGGGATTCGAGCTACGCGCCGCACGCCCGCGCTGCGGAAATCATCCTGGCGGAAGAAGAGGAGCACGAGTTGTTCGCGGCGGGTGAGTTACGCGATGCGGCCGAACGCTGCGGCGCCGACGCGGTCAATCTGGCGCTGCGCGAATGGCTTCCGCGCGCGGTCAATTTCTTCGGACCACCGGGGAGCGGATTCACCTACGATTGCATTCGCTATGGTTTGAAGTCGCGCGACAACGGCGAGCTCGCCGAGCTTTACTTGAAGCTACTCGAGCGCCGCGTCAACCAGGCCGGCCTCGAAATGCCGCCGATAACACCCGATTATCCGCACACCTCGATGAGCGATTAAATCTCGATCTGGCGGCCGATCTGGACGAACTGTTTCGGCGGCAAATTGAACAGATCGGAAAACCGCACTGAGTTACGGTAGAGGAAAGCGAACAGGGGCAGCCGCCACCACGAGAGGATCGGGTGCTCGCGGCTGCGGACGACGTCGTCGCGCTCGCTGAAATAAACCGCGTTTGCGAGATCAATCGGACAGCCGCGCTCGCTGGCCACGCGCAGCGCGAAGGGCAGATCGGGGATTTCGAAAAAGCCATAGCGCACGGTGACGTGCCAGAAGCCCTGAACCACTTCGACCAGCTTGAGACGATCGGCAGGCGGTACGCGGGGAACCTCGTCGAAAGTGACGGTGAGCGCAATCAGGGTCTGCGGCAGCGCCCCGATCTGTTCGAGGTGCGCGATCATCGAGGGCGGCGTCCGGTCCGCCATCCGTGTCAGAAAGATGGCCGTGCCAGGCACTCGCGGGATTTTGCCTTTCTGAAGGCGCCTGATGAATTGTTCGGACAGCTCGGTCATAGTCGCCGCCCGATTTCTGACCGCTTCGATTCCCGCGCGCCAGGTGGTCATCAGAAGGAAGATGATCATGCCCGTGGTCAGTGGAATCCAACCGCCATCGGTGATTTTCAGAAGATTGGCGGCGAAAAAAGCGAAATCCACGACGAGGAAAACGCCGCTCGTCAGCAGCGCCAACGGCGCCGGCCATCCCCATCGCTGACGCATAACCCGGTAGAGCAGGGCGGTAGTCAGCACCATGGTGGTCGCGACTGCGGTGCCATAGGCGCCGGCGAGGCGGATCGAGCTGCCGAATCCGATCGTGAGGGCGATCGTGAAAAGCATCATCGCCCAGTTCACGAAGGGCACGTAAATCTGGCCATATTCATCCGCTGAGGTCTGCCGGATGCGCATGCCGGGGAACCAGCCCAACTGCATCGCCTGGCGTGTAAGCGAGAAGGCGCCAGTAATGATCGCCTGACTTGCGATGATGGTAGCCACACTCGCCAAACCCACCAGCGGGAAAATTGCCCAGGCCGGTGATAGCTTAAAAAATGGATTACCGTTCATCGCGGGATGATCGAACATCAAGGCGATCTGGCCAGCATAATTGAGTAGCAAGGCTGGTAGCACGACTCCATACCACGACGCGCGAATCGGATTGGCGCCGATGTGTCCCATGTCCGCGTAGAGGGCCTCACCGCCGGTGATGGCGAGAAACACGCCGCCGAGAACCGCGAACCCACCCCATCCGCTGTGCGCCAGGAATGCGATTGCGTAGCGCGGATCCATCGCTGCAATCACACCCGGATGATGTAGGATGCCGCCGATTCCCAGAACTCCGATGACAACGAACCAGAGCAGCATCACGGGCCCGGAGATTTTGGCAATTTGCGCTGTTCCGAATGGCTGAATCGCAAACAGCCCGAGCAGGATCGCGACCGCCATCGGTACTATGTGCGGCTTGAAGAAGTTAGTAGCGAGATTGAGCCCTTCGAGCGCGCTCAGCACCGAGATTGCGGGCGTGATGATGCCATCGCCATAGATCAAAGCCGCGCCGAACAGCCCCATCGCGACGAGCAGGCGCCCGCGGCCCGACCAGGTCGCCCCAGTGAGTGACATCAGCGCGAGAATTCCACCTTCGCCATGATTGTCCGCGCGCATGACGAAGAGGCAGTACTTTACTGAGATCGTGATGATCAACGCCCAGAAGATGAGCGACAGGATTCCTAGCGCCGCCTGGGGCGTGAATTTTGCGCCGACGATTTCCACCACCGTCTGCAGGGTGTAGAGGGGGCTGGTCCCGAGATCGCCGTAAACGATGCCGAGGGCGACCAGCGCCGCACCCGGCGTCGTGGAGCGAGTCGCGCGCGACGAATCCGGGCTTTCTTTGGTGGTGGCGAGCGACATCCATTTAACTCCTGCGAATCAAGAAGCCTAGAATCAAGAAGCCTATTTGACCGACTGAGTTCAGGCAGGCGCGGGAGTGCTACCGCCGTTAAGGCCCATCATTGCCAACCCCTTAATGACCGCGCGATGCTGCTCTTCCATCCTCCGCAGGATATCGATCATCGCCTCGTCCTGCTGTTCCAGATGATGCATGATTGCCTTCACTTCTTCCTCGGCCTTGGCGTTGACCAGGTAGTCCTGCTCCGCCATCAGGCGGTCTTTGGCCGCCTGCCGATTCTGCGACATCATGATAATCGGAGCGGCGTAGGCAGCCTGGAAGCTCAGTGTGAGATTCAGCAGGATGAACGGGTACGGATCCCAGTGATGGACCCAGGCGATGACGTTCGCGGCGATCCACGCGGCCAGCATCAGCGATTGCGCGATGATGAATTTCCAACTACCGATGACCAACGCAAGACCGTCAGCTATGCGTTGGCCGGGCGTCAAGACGTCGCCAAGCGCCTGATTGACGTTAATCACGGGCGCATGTTGATGGCTGTGCCGTATGCGCCGCTGCTCCCACTTATCCGCGATATCAATCTGATTCATACATGCTCCCGCAGCTTGGTATAGCGGCTTCGCTGCCGAATAAATTCTAGCGCAATTGAGGTTTGGGGGTGTTTCACACCCGCAATTTCGAGTAACGTCAAGCGCGGAAGACGGGCTGCGAGCCGAATCGTCTTCTCAAGACTCACTTAGGGGCTTCTGTAGTACAGGCGTCAATCATGAAGGCTTGAGTTGACTAAGACACATCGCCAGCCCAGCGAAAATCCGGACTGAACTAGGGAAGACGTCTTCGGGTTAAGTCGGCGCGAACGCGACCTTATCTATCCGAAAAAAGGTAAGAAGCGCCGATTAACGAGGGCCACTAACAGAGAGCTATTTATCACGCTCCCAGAGGCGCTGCCAGGCACGCATCCCGTCGGCAAGCGTCGTGCGCACAGACTCGGCCTGTTTGCGGAATTCCTCGTTACCGGCGCCGCCCGCGAAGGACTCGATGGCTTTGCGCCAGTTCTCTGACCAGGCCTCCATCGGATTGGCCGGGGCGCGCGCCGCGCCTGGGGCCGCGGTCATGCGGCGAATCTCGCGCTCCCACATCTCGAAGGCCTGTTCGAGCGCGGTGATGATGCCGTCCTTGCTCATGCGCGCCAGCCGCAGCCAATTCTCGACCTGGGGTTCACGTTCCGCCACGGCGGGCTGTGCGCCGAGCCCTTGCAGCGCCTTGGTGAAGGTCGCGATGGTCTGTGCGTAAGCCTCGCCGGCCTGCCGAATCGCGTCGCTGATACCTGAGAGATTGTCTGCCACGGGACCGCCCTCCTGTTTAAAGCCTCGACCTGACTCTCGCGATACTGTACTGCTTCGTTAGGCCTTTTCGCAAACTTGGCTAAATCGACGCCGGCGCTACTCACGAAGGTCGCGCGCGGTGCAAGGTTGAGTGCATGAATCGGGAAGATCTCTCGTTTACAAGTTCGAGCGACGGGCTGCGCGTCGCCTATTACCGTTGGGCCGCCGGCCCGGACGCCAAGGCGGTAGTCCAGATTGCGCACGGACTCGGCGAGCACGCGCTCAGATATGCCCACGTCGCCGCAGCGCTCAATCGCGCGGGCTTCCACGTCTATGCCAATGACCATCGCGGACATGGCCGCAGCGCGCCCTCGCCGGAGAGCTACGGCGACTTCGGTGCGCCGGGTTGGGGCGGAGTGGTGAGCGACGCTGCCGATTTGACCCGGATCATCCAGGCGCGTGAGCCCGGACTGCCGGTGATTCTGCTCGGCCATAGCATGGGCTCGTTCCTGGCCCAGGACTATTTGCTGGCCCACAGTGCGCTTATCCGCGGTTGCGTGCTGTCAGGCTCCGCGGCGCCCGATCTGATCGCTCATCTGATCGAACAGGTAGGGGAGGGCGGTCTCGAAAGCCTCAACGTCCCGTTCGAGCCCGCGCGGACGCCGTTTGACTGGCTCAGCCGCGATCCCGCAGAAGTTGATGCCTACGTCGCGGATCCGGCCTGCGGCTTTAACCTGAATGAGCGCTCGCGCGAGTCGGCCAAGTCCGCATGGGAGCGGACTGCAGAGACGACTGCGCTCGCGCGAGTTCGCCGCGATATTCCGATTTATATCCTGGCGGGCGACGCCGATCCGGTGAACCAGCATCTCGAATACCT is a window encoding:
- a CDS encoding MaoC family dehydratase N-terminal domain-containing protein, which encodes MANKYVTDEVRKQIGKTAEPRTYEVERGAIRRFAEAIGDPNPLFNREVEARGSRFGGMIAPPTFCRSMMAAFPEIKIDMPGNRGLDGGSDWEYFAPIRPGDRITVQTKIADIRESDGRLGAMVFTTIETSYTNQFGQLCALQRATGIRY
- a CDS encoding MaoC/PaaZ C-terminal domain-containing protein, whose product is MPQNYYENIEVGALIGPLEKEPTTQQLVKYAGASGDFYQIHYDKDFALKNNLPGVILHGALKNAFLGQLMTDFAGELGWLRKLSVQYRGMDQPGTKVVCKGRVTKKYVEGADHLVDCEIWLENAKGEKTTPGSATVILPSRG
- a CDS encoding Phenylacetic acid catabolic protein, producing MRRQFAAGSFEAADLRQGRVEANYQKVLTRLLAAHALAEKLTAEGYSRAREFVTDPALLISVEKNLAEERKHARLIYAALEELGLSEARADRSMITALKAPSFVAPRQFAEHAADELDLVMASVSLDMTGLIMIGVNYRDSSYAPHARAAEIILAEEEEHELFAAGELRDAAERCGADAVNLALREWLPRAVNFFGPPGSGFTYDCIRYGLKSRDNGELAELYLKLLERRVNQAGLEMPPITPDYPHTSMSD
- a CDS encoding KUP/HAK/KT family potassium transporter, producing the protein MSLATTKESPDSSRATRSTTPGAALVALGIVYGDLGTSPLYTLQTVVEIVGAKFTPQAALGILSLIFWALIITISVKYCLFVMRADNHGEGGILALMSLTGATWSGRGRLLVAMGLFGAALIYGDGIITPAISVLSALEGLNLATNFFKPHIVPMAVAILLGLFAIQPFGTAQIAKISGPVMLLWFVVIGVLGIGGILHHPGVIAAMDPRYAIAFLAHSGWGGFAVLGGVFLAITGGEALYADMGHIGANPIRASWYGVVLPALLLNYAGQIALMFDHPAMNGNPFFKLSPAWAIFPLVGLASVATIIASQAIITGAFSLTRQAMQLGWFPGMRIRQTSADEYGQIYVPFVNWAMMLFTIALTIGFGSSIRLAGAYGTAVATTMVLTTALLYRVMRQRWGWPAPLALLTSGVFLVVDFAFFAANLLKITDGGWIPLTTGMIIFLLMTTWRAGIEAVRNRAATMTELSEQFIRRLQKGKIPRVPGTAIFLTRMADRTPPSMIAHLEQIGALPQTLIALTVTFDEVPRVPPADRLKLVEVVQGFWHVTVRYGFFEIPDLPFALRVASERGCPIDLANAVYFSERDDVVRSREHPILSWWRLPLFAFLYRNSVRFSDLFNLPPKQFVQIGRQIEI
- a CDS encoding DUF1003 domain-containing protein, producing the protein MNQIDIADKWEQRRIRHSHQHAPVINVNQALGDVLTPGQRIADGLALVIGSWKFIIAQSLMLAAWIAANVIAWVHHWDPYPFILLNLTLSFQAAYAAPIIMMSQNRQAAKDRLMAEQDYLVNAKAEEEVKAIMHHLEQQDEAMIDILRRMEEQHRAVIKGLAMMGLNGGSTPAPA
- a CDS encoding alpha/beta hydrolase; translation: MNREDLSFTSSSDGLRVAYYRWAAGPDAKAVVQIAHGLGEHALRYAHVAAALNRAGFHVYANDHRGHGRSAPSPESYGDFGAPGWGGVVSDAADLTRIIQAREPGLPVILLGHSMGSFLAQDYLLAHSALIRGCVLSGSAAPDLIAHLIEQVGEGGLESLNVPFEPARTPFDWLSRDPAEVDAYVADPACGFNLNERSRESAKSAWERTAETTALARVRRDIPIYILAGDADPVNQHLEYLKPVAERYRAAGINDVSEKYYAEGRHEMFNEINRDEVLRDLLMWLQRIIPA